In Pseudomonas fluorescens, a genomic segment contains:
- a CDS encoding SDR family oxidoreductase, with amino-acid sequence MNTNPNRLRSTFVTGATGLLGNNLVRELVARGYAVKALVRSQAKGEQQFNDLPSVERVVGDMADVDTFAAALQGCDTVFHCAAFFRDNYKGGSHWQALERINVVGTRALLQHAYDAGVRRFVHTSSIAVLDGAPDTPIDETCLRAEADADAYYRSKILADREVLAFLQTHPQMHACMVLPGWMWGPGDRGPTSSGQLVKDVINGKLPGLIPGTFSLVDARDVAWALIAAAQNGRRGERYLAAGRNLTMRQLIPLLGRIAGVQTPSRQLPLPALYLLAAVQETYAYLTGKPILLSMATLRLLIREEHRTCFNHRKSEDELGLSFRTLEQTLTDTVAWYQQHGRG; translated from the coding sequence TGCCACCGGCTTGCTGGGCAACAACCTGGTCAGGGAGCTGGTCGCACGCGGCTATGCGGTCAAGGCGCTGGTGCGCTCGCAGGCCAAGGGCGAACAGCAGTTCAACGACCTGCCGAGCGTGGAACGGGTGGTGGGTGACATGGCTGACGTCGATACGTTCGCGGCGGCCCTGCAAGGCTGCGACACGGTGTTCCATTGCGCGGCGTTCTTTCGCGATAACTACAAGGGCGGCAGCCATTGGCAAGCCCTCGAAAGGATCAACGTAGTCGGCACCCGAGCGCTGCTCCAGCATGCCTATGACGCGGGTGTCAGAAGGTTTGTGCATACCTCTTCGATTGCCGTGCTCGACGGTGCGCCGGATACGCCTATCGATGAGACGTGCCTGCGGGCCGAAGCCGATGCGGACGCCTACTACCGCAGCAAGATCCTCGCTGACCGTGAGGTGCTGGCGTTTCTTCAAACCCATCCGCAGATGCACGCGTGCATGGTGCTGCCCGGCTGGATGTGGGGGCCTGGCGACCGCGGGCCGACGTCCTCGGGACAATTGGTCAAGGACGTCATCAACGGCAAGCTTCCGGGGCTGATCCCCGGCACCTTTTCGTTGGTCGACGCCCGCGATGTGGCCTGGGCACTCATTGCCGCCGCCCAGAACGGGCGACGCGGCGAACGTTATCTCGCGGCTGGCCGCAACTTGACCATGCGCCAATTAATCCCGCTGCTGGGGCGTATCGCGGGCGTCCAGACACCTTCCCGGCAACTGCCCCTGCCGGCGCTTTACCTGTTGGCCGCCGTGCAAGAGACCTATGCCTACCTGACCGGCAAGCCCATTTTGCTGAGCATGGCGACCTTGCGACTATTGATACGAGAAGAGCACCGCACCTGCTTTAACCACCGCAAGAGTGAAGATGAGCTCGGCCTGAGTTTCCGTACCTTGGAACAAACCCTCACCGACACGGTGGCTTGGTACCAGCAACACGGCAGGGGGTAA